TCCTCACCCGCGACTCCCCCACCGGGCAGTCGACCGGCACGCTGTCGAGCGTGCTCGGCGAGGTCGCGGGCCAGGTCGAGCACCTGCTCGCGGCCGAGTTCAAGCAGCGTGACCTCGAGACGAAGTCGGCCGCCATCCATGCGCAGATGCTCGTCGGAATGGTCGCCCTCACCGGTCAGTGGTGGCTCGACCAGCGCAAGTTCAAGAAGGACCAGGTGGCCGCCCACCTCGTCAACCTCGCCTGGAACGGCCTCGCCGGGCTGGAGCGTCACCCTCGCTTGCTGACGACGCGCTGAGGCGCCGCCGGTCAGCGGGCGTCTGCGGCGTCGTCGGTGGTGTCGGATGCCGGGACGCTCGGGTCGGTCGTCGCCGCCCCTTCGGTGGCGGTCGAGTCGGTCTTGGGGGCGTCGGTCTCCGTCGAGTCCGACGTGGTCGAGTCGGTCTTCGTCGAGTCCGTCTTCGTCGAGTCGCTCTTGGTGGAGTCCGACGTGGTCGAGTCGGTCTTCGTCGAGGCGCTCTTGGTGGAGTCCGACGTGGTCGAGTCGGTCTTCGTCGAGTCGCTCTTCGTCGAGTCCGTCGTACCAGCGCCGGCGCTGTCCGAGCCGGTGCTGCCGGAGTCCTTCGTGCCGGAGTCCTTCGTGCCGGAGTCCTTCGTGCCGGAGTCCTTCGTTCCCGAGTCGTCCGACGAGGGAGCGCTGTCGGTGCCGGACGTCGCGCCGTCATCGCGAGGCGTGCTGCTTCCCGACCCACCGGCCACGGAGTCGGCAGCCGGCAAGGACGAGGTGCTGCCCCCGCCGGTCGACGTCGACGAGCCGCCCGACGTGGTGCTGCCGGACGTGGTGCTGCCGGACGTGGTGCCGCCCGATGCGCTCCCCGACGGGGCCGGGTCGGCGACGACAGGGCTGGGCACCGGCGGCGCGGGCGCGGGGTCGGGGGTCGACGCCGGGGGTTCAGACGGCGTGGTCGGCGTGACGGGCGTGACGGGGGTGGACGGCGCCGCGGGCACCGGGTCGGATACCGGAGGCGTGACGACGACGGGCTGGTCGGTGACCGGTGCGGTTGACGTGTCCCCGGTGGACCCGCCCGACGCGGCGGTGCCGCCGCCGGTCGAGCCCGTGGAGGTACCGCTGGTCGCGCCACCCGTCGTCCCGGTGGAGCCGGTGGAGTCGGTGGAGTCGGTCACAGTCCCCGTCGCCGTGTCGCCCGTGCCGGACGTCGTGTCGCCCGTACCGGACGTCGTGCCGGTCGAGGGAGCGGTGCCCACGCCCGAGTCGGTCGAGCCGGTCGAACCACCGGGGAGGACGACACCGCCGAACGGCGGAGGCGTCGTGATGGGCTGGCCACCGCCGAGCACCGGGAGGGTGACCGGGCTCAGGCCGGATCCGGCGTCGGCGACCCCGCCGAAGGCCGAGGGCAGGGTGGGCGCGCCGGGCGAGATGACGGTGATGCCACCACCGCTTCCGCCGAGGACGGCGCCACCGGCGGACGTCCCCGTGGCGGCCGACGACCGCGCCGGGGCGGACGGGGCCGGGCGGGCGGCCGGGGTCGAGTGCGAGACGGCAGGAGACAGGGACGCGCTGAACGCGACAGTCGGGGCCTCGGCGGCGGCGGCACTGGGGGCGACCCCCAGCCCGAGCGCGAGCCCGGCGACCAGCGGGGTGAGGGCGGCGCCGGCGGAGGCGGCGACCGTCGTCGAGGCGGCCGCGGCGGCGACCGGAGCGGCGATCGTGGCGACCGGCAGCAGGGCGGAGCCCGCGCCGACGGCGGCGCACAGGCCTCCCGAGGCGGCGCCGGCGGCCACCGCACCGCTCGCGGCAGCGGCCCCGGCCGCACCCGCGGCTCCTGCCGCACCACCGGCGGCCGCACCGGCACCCGCCGCCACCGTGCTGCCGGCAGCCCCGGCCGCGCAGCCGGCCGCACCAGCGGCGCCGGCACCAGCGGCTCCGGCCCCACCGGCGACGGCCGCGCCACCGGCCGCGCCGGCAGCGCCCGTGGCCACGCCACCCGCCGCGCCGCCACCGGCACCGAGACCGAGGCCGGCGATCGCGCCGCCCCCGAAGCCGCCGAGCAGCTGCGGGGTGGCGAACGCCGCGATGAGCACGATGGGCCCGACGAAGGCACCGAACTGCACGTTGAGGTCGCGCAGGCTGGCGTCGAGGCGCGTCGTCAGCGGGCAGACGAGCAGGTGCGCCTCCATGCGGCGGCGCTGACCGGCCCGCAGCCGGCCCTGCACGTGGGCACCGAGGTGGTCGATGGCCCAGCGGCACTCCTCGTCGTCGGCCAGTCGCGACGAGCGAGAGGCGACGGCGTCGAGGTAGTAGGCGCGGAGGCCGTCTCGGGCGCGAGAGGCGCGGGCGCTGACGGTGTTCGCAGTGATGCCGAGCAGCGGCGCGACGGTGCGCGGGGCCGAGCCCTCGACGGTCGTGTGCCACAGCAGCTGCTGGTCGTGCTCGGGCAGGCGACGGAAGGCCTCGCGCACGAGGCCCGGGTCGAGGTCCTCGACGTCGAACTCGACCGAGGTCAGCCGCTCGAGCGTGTCGTCGTCGGCCGGCACCTCGCGCAGCTCCTGACGGCTCCGGTCGACGGCGACGCTGCGCACGGCCGAGAGGAAGTAGGCGCGGAAGTTCGTCTCCGGACCCTTGCCCTCGCGGAGCAGACCGAAGACGCGCACGGCGGCGGCCGCGACGATGTCCTCGGCAGAGGCACGCCCGCGGTGTCGTCCGGCGACGGAGAGCGCGACCGCGAGGTGGCGACGCCACAGCTCGCCGAAGGCGTCAGCCGCTCCGGACCGTGCACCCATCAACAGCTCGTCGTCGGTCGCCCCGTCCAGGGCTCCCGCCGGCCACACCACTGCTTCTGCAGACAATGCCGTCTCCCTCTGCGCACTCGCCGAGGACAGTGTGTCCTGTCGGACGCACTCAGGGCCAGCAAATCCGCGATTCCCCCCGCGGATGAGCCGGCCCTGAGTCTGAACAGGTGTGACGCTTGTGTTCGCCCTCCGGGTGATCCCCTCCATCACTCGGAGGGCGAACGCAGCGGACGAGTGCAGGGCGGGCCACCCCTCCACGAGCAACCGGCCTGCACCGTCCGTACCAGTAAGACGAGCCGCCCCCGGTTTCGTGACGGCCGGATGACGACTTTCTCGAAAAGTTTTCGCGCGAGCACCGGCCGACCACGCCGGACCCCCGCGCCCGACCCGCAGACCGCGCCCACCGGCATCCGTGACGCCCCGCCCCACCCACCCGGGTACGACCCCGTCGACCAGGGAGGATCCCACCGATGACCCGACGATGGCTCTTCGCCGACCAGCTCGGCCCCCACTTCGACGTCGGCCGCTCCGGCGTCCTGCTCGTCGAGAGCCGCTCCGCCCTCGGGCGTCGCCGCTACCACCGGCAGAAGCTGCACCTCATCCTGTCGGCCCTGCGCCACCGCGCCGCCGACCTCGGCGACTCGGCGGTGTACCTGCGCGCCGACACCTACGGCGAGGCCCTGGCCGAGCTCGGCGAGCCGGTACGCGTCTACGAGCCGACGTCGTTCGCCGCGGATGCGTTCGTGCGCCGCCGGCTCGAGAGCGGCGAGGTCGAGTCGGTCGACCCGACCCCCGGCTACAGCCTGCGCAAGGACGAGTTCGCGACGTGGGCGGGCGACCGGCGCCGGCTGCGCATGGACGACTTCTACCGCTTCCAGCGCCTGCGCCTCGACCTGCTCATGGAGGGCGCCGACCCGGTCGGCGGGCGCTGGTCGTACGACGACGAGAACCGCGAGCCCCCGCCCAAGGGCAGGGCGACCCTCGGGGCGCCGGCGCCCTACCGCCCCCGCGAGGACGACATCGACGCCGAGGTGCGCGACGACCTCGACCGCTGGGAGCGCGACGAGGGCCTCGAGACGGTCGGGGCCGACGGGCCGCGCCTGTTCGCCGTGACGCGCCGCGAGGCGCTCGCGGCGCTCGAGCGCTTCGTCACCGAGCGGCTGGCCGGGTTCGGCCCGCACGAGGACGCCATGCTCAAGGGCGACTGGGAGATGGCGCACAGCCTGCTGTCCGTGCCCCTCAACCTCGGCCTGCTCAGCCCCGTCGAGGTGGCCGAGCGCGCGGTGCAGGCGCACGCCGACGGCGACGCCCCCCTCGCCTCGGTCGAGGGCTTCGTGCGGCAGGTCGTCGGCTGGCGCGAGTACGTCTGGCACGTCTACTGGCACTTCGGGCGCACGTACCGCCGGCGCAACACCATGGCGGCGCGCACGTCGCTGCCCCCGTGGTTCGACGACCTCGAGGCCGACAGCGTGGATGCCGCGTGCCTGGGTGACGTGCTGGGCGGCGTGCGCGACCGGGGCTGGGTGCACCACATCCCCCGGCTCATGGTGCTCGGCAACTGGGCCGCCCAGCGCGGCTACGACCCCGACGAGCTGACGGAGTGGTTCCAGACCCGCTTCGTCGACGGCTACGACTGGGTCATGCCGGCCAACGTCGTCGGCATGAGCCAGCACGCCGACGGCGGCGCGATGGCGACCAAGCCCTACGTCTCGGGCGGGGCCTACATCGACCGGATGAGCGACTACTGCGGCGGGTGCCGCTACGACCCGAAGAAGCGGGTCGGTGAGGACGCCTGCCCCTTCACCGCCGGCTACTGGGCCTACCTCGACCGCAACGCCGACCGCCTCGAGGGCAACAACCGCATGGCCCGCCCCCTGCAGGGGCGGCACCGGCTCAAGGACCTCCACGAGGTCGTCGAGCAGGAGAAGGCCCGCGGCGACGACCCGCCGTGAGCGGTCGGCGCCCTCAGGCGGCCGAGAAGGTGAGGCAGTCGGCCGGGTCCTTGCCGGCACCCACCGAGATGTCCTCGGCCGAGCACTCGAGGTCGGCGTTGTGCACGCACTCGGTGCGGTGGCAGGCGCCGACCATGGCCGTGCCGCCGTCGACGCCGCCCTTGGCGTCACCGCCGACGTAGGTGCCGCAGGAGGCGGCCGAACCGGTGACCGTGATGGCGCCGGCCTGGCAGTCGTGGTCGTGGTTGTACGAGCAGCCGCTGACGCTGCACGTGCTGACGATGGGAAGGCTCAGGGTGGGCATGGTTCCTCCTGCAGTGCTGTCGCGAGAGTGCTCTGTGGAGCGACCATGCACCCGATTCCCTTGTGTGACAAGACAGGAGAGGCTGCCCTTACCGTCCCCGGTGTCAGACTCGACCGGGTCAAGAGCCGGCCCGACGGGCCACCGCGAAGGTGCGCGAGAACGGGAAGATGACGCCGAAATCCCTTCTCGGGTAGGCCTGCTCGAGCTCGGCGGCGTAGTCGGCCAGGAAGGCCTCGCGCTCGGCCGGGTCGGTCAGCACGCCGAGCACCGGGCGCAGTCCGGTCCCCCGCACCCAGTCGAGCACGGGGTGTGTGCCGTCCTCCGGCGTGTCGAGCACCTGCAGGTACGTCGTCTGCCACACGTCGACGTGCGGGGTGAGCGCGAGCAGCAGCGATGCGTACGTCTCGGGCTGCGCCGTCCCCGACGCGCGGTCGAGGCCCGGGGCGAGGTCGGCGGCCCGAGGATGCCGGGCGGCGACGGCCCGCATGAGGGCGTGCGAGGGCGCGTCGAAGTTCGACGGCACCTGCATCGCCAGGGTGCCGTCGGGGGCGAGGGCCCTGACCCAGCCCGGCAGCAGGCGCAGGTGAGTCGGCACCCACTGGAGCGTCGCGTTCGAGACGAGGAGGTCGACGGGCGCGCCGTGGCCCGCGGGGTCCCAGGCCTCGGCGCCGGAGTGCACCCACTCGACCCGGCCGTCGCGGTCCTGCTCCCGGGCGCGGTCGAGCATCTCGGGCGAGCTGTCGACGCCCACCACCCGCGCCCCCGGCCACCGGTCCGCCAGGGTGAGCGTGAGCTCGCCCGGTCCGCAGCCGAGGTCGACGACGAGCCGGGGCTCGGTCGTCGCGACGCGCGCCGCGCGGGCGACGAGCTCGTGGAAGGGGCGGCTGCGGTGGTCGCCGAAGTGGGCGTACTGGGCCGGGTCCCACGCCGAGGCCGTCGGGGCCGTCAGCGGTCGTGCGCCTGCTGTCTGGTCAGCATCCACCGGTGTCACCTGTTCTTTCGACGTCAAGACTCTTGATGGGTTCTAGGATCGTGCTCATGACCGAGCCGGCCGACGACGTCGACGCCGTGGTGGCCGCGTGGCGCCGCGAGCGCCCCGACCTCGACGTGACCCCGCTCGAGGTGCTGTCCCGGGTGTCGCGCCTGGCCCGGCGGCTCGACCTCGCCCGCGGGTCGGCCTTTGCCGAGCACCTGCTCGAGGGGTGGGCCTTCGACGTGCTCTCGGCCCTGCGACGGGCCGGCGAGCCGTACGAGCTCTCGCCCGGCGCGCTCGTGCAGCAGACGCTCGTCACGTCGGGCACGATGACCAACCGGGTCGACCGGCTCGAGCGGAGCGGGTTCGTCGAGCGTCGCCCCGACCCGGGCGACCGTCGCGGCGTGCTCGTGCGCCTGACACCCGCCGGGCGCGACATCGTCGACGCGGCGATGGCCGACCTCATCGAGCAGGAGAAGTCGCTGCTCTCACAGCTCTCCCCCTCCGACCAGTCGCTGCTGGCGACGCTGCTGCGTTCGATGCTGGCGCCCCTGGAGTCACGCGAGCCCTGACGCCCTCGCGTCACGCGCGTCACGACCGGCCACCGGGGGCGGACCGCTGCTGGAACTCCAGCCGGTTGCCCATCGGGTCGGTGGTGTGGAACCGCCGCAGCCCCGGGACGTTCTCGTCCCACGTGACGGGCCGGCCGGCATCCGCCACGGCGCGTGACAGGGCCTCGACGTCGACGACCGCGATGCCCGGGTGGGCCTTGGCGGCGGGTCGGAAGTCGGCCTCGATGCCGACGTGCACCTCGAGGCCGCCCTCGGCACGGAACCAGGCCCCGCCGCGGGCCCGCAGCGCCTCGGGCTTGGGCACCTCGACGAGGCCGAGGAAGCCGACCCAGAACGCCCGGGCGTCGTCCTCGCACCCGGACGGGCCCGACAGCTGGACGTGGTGCAGCGACATCTCCATGCCCGGCAATTTATCTTGACGTCAAGATACTTGCAAGGTCGGGTCAGCCGACGACCTCGGCGGCCTCGAGCCACTCCAGCTCGAGACCCTCCCGCTCGT
This is a stretch of genomic DNA from Terracoccus luteus. It encodes these proteins:
- a CDS encoding sigma-70 family RNA polymerase sigma factor — translated: MGARSGAADAFGELWRRHLAVALSVAGRHRGRASAEDIVAAAAVRVFGLLREGKGPETNFRAYFLSAVRSVAVDRSRQELREVPADDDTLERLTSVEFDVEDLDPGLVREAFRRLPEHDQQLLWHTTVEGSAPRTVAPLLGITANTVSARASRARDGLRAYYLDAVASRSSRLADDEECRWAIDHLGAHVQGRLRAGQRRRMEAHLLVCPLTTRLDASLRDLNVQFGAFVGPIVLIAAFATPQLLGGFGGGAIAGLGLGAGGGAAGGVATGAAGAAGGAAVAGGAGAAGAGAAGAAGCAAGAAGSTVAAGAGAAAGGAAGAAGAAGAAAASGAVAAGAASGGLCAAVGAGSALLPVATIAAPVAAAAASTTVAASAGAALTPLVAGLALGLGVAPSAAAAEAPTVAFSASLSPAVSHSTPAARPAPSAPARSSAATGTSAGGAVLGGSGGGITVISPGAPTLPSAFGGVADAGSGLSPVTLPVLGGGQPITTPPPFGGVVLPGGSTGSTDSGVGTAPSTGTTSGTGDTTSGTGDTATGTVTDSTDSTGSTGTTGGATSGTSTGSTGGGTAASGGSTGDTSTAPVTDQPVVVTPPVSDPVPAAPSTPVTPVTPTTPSEPPASTPDPAPAPPVPSPVVADPAPSGSASGGTTSGSTTSGSTTSGGSSTSTGGGSTSSLPAADSVAGGSGSSTPRDDGATSGTDSAPSSDDSGTKDSGTKDSGTKDSGTKDSGSTGSDSAGAGTTDSTKSDSTKTDSTTSDSTKSASTKTDSTTSDSTKSDSTKTDSTKTDSTTSDSTETDAPKTDSTATEGAATTDPSVPASDTTDDAADAR
- a CDS encoding cryptochrome/photolyase family protein, with the translated sequence MTRRWLFADQLGPHFDVGRSGVLLVESRSALGRRRYHRQKLHLILSALRHRAADLGDSAVYLRADTYGEALAELGEPVRVYEPTSFAADAFVRRRLESGEVESVDPTPGYSLRKDEFATWAGDRRRLRMDDFYRFQRLRLDLLMEGADPVGGRWSYDDENREPPPKGRATLGAPAPYRPREDDIDAEVRDDLDRWERDEGLETVGADGPRLFAVTRREALAALERFVTERLAGFGPHEDAMLKGDWEMAHSLLSVPLNLGLLSPVEVAERAVQAHADGDAPLASVEGFVRQVVGWREYVWHVYWHFGRTYRRRNTMAARTSLPPWFDDLEADSVDAACLGDVLGGVRDRGWVHHIPRLMVLGNWAAQRGYDPDELTEWFQTRFVDGYDWVMPANVVGMSQHADGGAMATKPYVSGGAYIDRMSDYCGGCRYDPKKRVGEDACPFTAGYWAYLDRNADRLEGNNRMARPLQGRHRLKDLHEVVEQEKARGDDPP
- a CDS encoding DUF1540 domain-containing protein, whose product is MPTLSLPIVSTCSVSGCSYNHDHDCQAGAITVTGSAASCGTYVGGDAKGGVDGGTAMVGACHRTECVHNADLECSAEDISVGAGKDPADCLTFSAA
- a CDS encoding methyltransferase domain-containing protein, with amino-acid sequence MDADQTAGARPLTAPTASAWDPAQYAHFGDHRSRPFHELVARAARVATTEPRLVVDLGCGPGELTLTLADRWPGARVVGVDSSPEMLDRAREQDRDGRVEWVHSGAEAWDPAGHGAPVDLLVSNATLQWVPTHLRLLPGWVRALAPDGTLAMQVPSNFDAPSHALMRAVAARHPRAADLAPGLDRASGTAQPETYASLLLALTPHVDVWQTTYLQVLDTPEDGTHPVLDWVRGTGLRPVLGVLTDPAEREAFLADYAAELEQAYPRRDFGVIFPFSRTFAVARRAGS
- a CDS encoding MarR family winged helix-turn-helix transcriptional regulator — translated: MTEPADDVDAVVAAWRRERPDLDVTPLEVLSRVSRLARRLDLARGSAFAEHLLEGWAFDVLSALRRAGEPYELSPGALVQQTLVTSGTMTNRVDRLERSGFVERRPDPGDRRGVLVRLTPAGRDIVDAAMADLIEQEKSLLSQLSPSDQSLLATLLRSMLAPLESREP
- a CDS encoding glyoxalase; the protein is MEMSLHHVQLSGPSGCEDDARAFWVGFLGLVEVPKPEALRARGGAWFRAEGGLEVHVGIEADFRPAAKAHPGIAVVDVEALSRAVADAGRPVTWDENVPGLRRFHTTDPMGNRLEFQQRSAPGGRS